A window of the Polypterus senegalus isolate Bchr_013 chromosome 4, ASM1683550v1, whole genome shotgun sequence genome harbors these coding sequences:
- the LOC120528264 gene encoding zona pellucida sperm-binding protein 4-like — protein MARLDCWSLFGLVVSVSVAQFVFGDLHVTKKCDGDKSVTLSFAGSPTAFLQNTRGGLVKVTNNLLGVVLREISGRTTLTVPLSSSYGYAAEQGSQYVVTIAFGSRSNVKIFTCPKPARRSGSVAERCAVAASEKLSCGGSSSITQADCEANNCCYDSSSSTSPCYYANDVTVQCTLDGQFVVVVSENVTLPPLDLGSIQLVDSSSSSCSPVASLTSFVMYQFPVRACGSTVQVAGGNVTYQNTMSAAITVRTGPEGSITRDSVYKLFFQCTYSGSQDVQVEAEVYTVAPPLPVVEQGPFDLELVIATDSSYGSYYVDADYPVTKTLRDPVAVEVHIVNRTDPNLVLTLGDCWVTPGPSASSQPHWSLLVNGCPYTGDNYLTSLVTVDSTSGVAYPSHYKRFVFEMFAFVDPAAQQALAEKIFIYCVAAACYPSATDPCTQSCPARRSGRAADKFADLGFSRKNVLLHSGAVVVKADRLETSMLEQKAHLPTGYLVLGTAAALLMLVLVLAVLAVRGFNWQKVNLKF, from the exons ATGGCGCGTTTGGATTGCTGGAGTCTTTTCGGGCTGGTCGTGAGCGTGTCGGTCGCTCAGTTTGTGTTTGGGGACCTACATGTGACTAAGAAATGCGACGGCGACAAGTCGGTGACTCTATCATTTGCAGGCTCTCCGACCGCTTTTCTCCAGA atacGAGAGGCGGACTGGTGAAAGTGACCAACAATCTCCTAGGAGTCGTCCTCCGTGAAATCTCTGGCCGCACCACGCTAACGGTGCCCTTGTCTTCCTCATACGGTTATGCGGCAGAGCAG GGCTCCCAGTATGTCGTGACCATTGCCTTTGGATCTCGATCAAATGTGAAAATCTTCACATGCCCTAAACCAG CTCGCCGATCTGGGAGTGTTGCTGAGAGATGTGCAGTTGCAGCCAGTGAGAAGCTCTCTTGTGGAGGGTCTTCATCCATCACTCAAGCAGACTGTGAAGCCAACAACTGTTGCTACGATTCAAGCAGCAGCACCAGTCCATGCTACTATGCCAATGATG TGACTGTGCAGTGCACCCTGGATGGGcagtttgtggtggtggtgtctgAAAATGTGACCCTTCCTCCCCTGGATCTTGGGTCCATCCAGTTGGTGGACAGCAGTTCCTCCAGCTGCAGCCCTGTGGCCAGCCTGACCAGTTTTGTCATGTACCAGTTTCCAGTCCGTGCATGTGGCAGCACAGTTCAG GTGGCTGGTGGCAATGTGACCTACCAGAACACCATGTCTGCTGCCATCACTGTGAGGACTGGTCCAGAGGGCTCCATCACCAGGGACAGTGTCTACAA GTTGttcttccagtgcacctactcgggaagccaggatgtgcaagtggaggctgaggtgtatactgtggcgccacctcttccagtagtagaGCAAGGGCCATTTGACCTGGAATTGGTCATTGCAACAG ATTCCTCCTATGGCTCCTACTATGTGGATGCTGACTACCCAGTGACCAAAACTCTGAGGGATCCTGTGGCTGTGGAAGTGCACATCGTGAACAGGACTGACCCTAACCTTGTGCTGACTCTTGGGGACTGCTGGGTCACCCCTGGACCTTCTGCTTCCAGCCAGCCCCATTGGAGCCTTCTGGTGAATGG ATGCCCATACACAGGGGACAACTATTTGACCAGCTTGGTGACTGtggacagcacatctggagtGGCCTACCCAAGTCATTACAAGAGATTTGTGTTTGAGATGTTTGCATTTGTGGACCCTGCAGCTCAGCAAGCCTTGGCTGAAAAG atcttcatctactgtgttgCTGCTGCATGCTATCCCTCTGCCACAGACCCCTGTACTCAGAGCTGCCCTGCAAGAA GATCTGGCAGAGCTGCTGACAAGTTTGCTGACCTGGGTTTCTCAAGGAAGAATGTGCTCCTTCACAGTGGTGCAGTTGTGGTGAAGGCTGACAGACTGGAGACATCCATGTTGGAGCAGAAAG CCCATCTTCCCACTGGATACCTGGTGCTGGGAACTGCGGCTGCTTTATTGATGCTGGTGCTGGTTTTGGCTGTACTTGCAGTGAGGGGGTTCAACTGGCAAAAAGTGaatctgaaattttaa